Below is a genomic region from Leptospira venezuelensis.
TTTTATCAGAGAAGAAGGGTAAAAAAAGAAATCAATTGAAAGAGTGGGAGAACTTTGAAGGAGTTCTGACCATCTTCGAATCTGTTCACAGGATCAGAGATACTCTAGCCGCAATCAGAGAAATTTTTCCAAATTCTCCCATTCTTTTGGGGAGGGAATTGACCAAAATCCATGAGGAAATCCTGAAAATAGAACCCGTTCAGAGCCTCGAATCCCTGAAATTCCCTGAAAAGGGTGAATTTGTAGTATTAATCTATACAAATCCAAAAAAAATGCTTAACGGACGTGTCGGAGATGCCGATACTTTGGAGTGAGAGGGAAAACCCATGACTATCGATAAAATAGGCGGCATTGGCGGAGGATCTTACGAGCCACGTAAGTCGACTCCTGTACGCAAATCTGAATCTAAAGAATCATTTGATAATATTTCTATTTCCGACACTGCAAAACAAAAGGCTTCGGAAGCTCGAATCCAAGCGGAAGTCCAAACGATCGCACAAAAGATCGTGGCAAGCCCAGTGGATTCTGAACGTTCTACGAAGTTGAAAGAAGTTAAGGAAAAACTTAAGAACGGAGATTACGATAATCTCAGCCCTGAGATCCTGAACGCAGTTGCTGATCGTATCGCAGAATCTTTTTTAGGCCGTTAATCCAAATTTAAATCCGGAATTGTTTCCCTTGAATTCCGGATTTTTTATACTTCCTCTCAATTAAAAGGGAGAACGACACACAATGCCGATACTCCCCGACTGGATCAATTTTAGTTTTCCCACCAAAATCCATTTTGAAGTCGATTGTGGCTTTAAAATGGGTAACTTCGTTAAGAATATTGGCAATCGTGCAGTCATTCTTTCCACTCAAAGTGAGTTGGAGAATATGGACGAGTTCTCCATCATAAAAACTTCCTTAGAAAAACATATAGATGGTGTAATTCTCTACGACAATATAGAGAAGGAACCTACATTAAAAGAACTGGATACTGCTGCCTATTTCGCAAGGATCTCGAATGCGAATTGTATCATAGGTTATGGTTCTTACGAAAGTTTAAACACTGCAAAATTAGTAGCACTTCTAGCAAATAACGATGCGTTTGCAGAAGATGTGTTTATACTTAAAAAAAATCTTAGGCTTAAAAAACCGATCCCACTTATTCTGATCCCTACTCATCCTGTGATGGGATTGGAATGTTCGCCTACTGCCACAGTTTATATGGATGACGATCGAACAGTTCGTTATTTTTCTAATGAGTTTCTTTTCCCTGAGATGGTGATCGCTGACGCAAAGATCAGCAGCTTCATGACCTCTGCCGACGTTGCAAAGATTGGAGTGGGAATTTTAGCAGCAGCAGTAGATAGTATTCTTTCTAAATATTCCAACGAACTTACAAACTCTTCTTCCTTAAGAGCGATAGAGATTATTTATAAAAACTTAGTTCCTGCTATCAGAGACCCTAAAAATTTGCAGTATAAAAACGCGATCTTCGGCGCGAGTTTGCTTGTTGGGATGTCTCATTCCTCTAGTTCATTAGGACTTTGTTATGCACTTTCTTTGGCTGCTTCTAACCTGACAAACCTGGATGTTTTCCAGGCAATGTCCATTCTTCTTCCTCACGTAATGGAGTATAACCTCACTTCCTCAGCGGGTAAATACGTGATGATCGCAAAAGCACTCGACGAGGACATCACCAATATCTCGGTAATCGAGGCAGCCATTAAAGCGGTAGAAGGTATCCGTAAAATTTATATAGAACTCAAGATCCCGCAAAGGCTTTCTGAATACGAGGTTCGTAAGATAGATCTGCCTGGGATAGCAAGCCTTGCATCTTCTTTTCCTTTCTTAGATTCCTTGCCAAGGGAACTTCCTAAAAACGAGATCGAGACAATCTTAGTAGCCGCGTTTTAGTTTCGCACGGAGAACACTGAGATCACTGAGGTTTG
It encodes:
- a CDS encoding flagellar biosynthesis anti-sigma factor FlgM, whose product is MTIDKIGGIGGGSYEPRKSTPVRKSESKESFDNISISDTAKQKASEARIQAEVQTIAQKIVASPVDSERSTKLKEVKEKLKNGDYDNLSPEILNAVADRIAESFLGR
- a CDS encoding iron-containing alcohol dehydrogenase, translated to MPILPDWINFSFPTKIHFEVDCGFKMGNFVKNIGNRAVILSTQSELENMDEFSIIKTSLEKHIDGVILYDNIEKEPTLKELDTAAYFARISNANCIIGYGSYESLNTAKLVALLANNDAFAEDVFILKKNLRLKKPIPLILIPTHPVMGLECSPTATVYMDDDRTVRYFSNEFLFPEMVIADAKISSFMTSADVAKIGVGILAAAVDSILSKYSNELTNSSSLRAIEIIYKNLVPAIRDPKNLQYKNAIFGASLLVGMSHSSSSLGLCYALSLAASNLTNLDVFQAMSILLPHVMEYNLTSSAGKYVMIAKALDEDITNISVIEAAIKAVEGIRKIYIELKIPQRLSEYEVRKIDLPGIASLASSFPFLDSLPRELPKNEIETILVAAF